In the genome of Xanthobacteraceae bacterium, one region contains:
- the ntrB gene encoding nitrate ABC transporter permease, which produces MLPQSMRAGIVSVVILVVFLGGWHIATSGTGAVQQMDPEYAKLMGQTATQGTSAMPGPLQVGATLWKHLTNPFYDNGPNDKGLGIQLAYSIGRVALGYLLAVLVAIPLGFLIGMSPLISRALDPFIQVLKPISPLAWMPLALYTIKDSNYSAIFVIFICSVWPMLINTAFGVASVRKEWLNVARTLEVGAFKRAFTVILPAAAPTILTGMRISIGIAWLVIVAAEMLVGGTGIGYFVWNEWNNLSITNVINAILVIGIVGMVLDQLLARAAKLVTYPE; this is translated from the coding sequence ATGCTTCCCCAATCCATGCGTGCCGGCATCGTCTCGGTCGTCATCCTCGTCGTCTTTCTTGGCGGCTGGCACATCGCGACCAGCGGCACCGGCGCCGTGCAGCAGATGGACCCGGAATACGCAAAGCTGATGGGCCAGACCGCGACGCAAGGAACTTCGGCGATGCCGGGGCCGTTGCAGGTTGGCGCGACGCTCTGGAAGCATCTCACCAATCCGTTCTATGACAACGGCCCGAACGACAAGGGCCTCGGCATCCAGCTCGCCTATTCGATCGGCCGCGTTGCGCTAGGCTATTTGCTCGCCGTGCTGGTCGCGATTCCGCTCGGCTTCCTGATCGGCATGTCGCCGCTGATCAGCCGCGCGCTCGATCCCTTCATTCAGGTATTGAAGCCGATCTCGCCGCTCGCATGGATGCCGCTGGCGCTCTACACCATCAAGGACTCCAATTACTCCGCGATCTTCGTAATCTTCATCTGCTCGGTCTGGCCGATGCTGATCAACACCGCGTTCGGCGTCGCAAGCGTCCGCAAGGAATGGCTGAACGTCGCGCGCACATTGGAAGTAGGCGCTTTCAAACGCGCCTTTACCGTCATTCTGCCCGCCGCCGCGCCGACAATTCTCACCGGCATGCGCATTTCCATCGGCATCGCCTGGCTCGTCATCGTGGCGGCTGAAATGCTCGTGGGCGGCACCGGCATCGGCTACTTCGTCTGGAACGAGTGGAACAACCTCTCGATCACCAACGTCATCAACGCGATCCTCGTTATCGGCATCGTCGGCATGGTGCTCGACCAGTTGCTCGCGCGCGCCGCGAAGCTGGTGACCTACCCGGAATAA